From a single Oceanobacillus kimchii X50 genomic region:
- a CDS encoding conjugal transfer protein, translating to MKKLKSYTRIWSVEKVIYAINDFPLPFPVTFNQMSWFVLSLLVVMLLGNLPPLSFIDGALLKYIGIPVGLTWFMSQKTFDGKKPYSFLKSVLTYWFRPKVTYAGKPVKLQRVKVNESITAVRSEVHALSD from the coding sequence TTGAAAAAATTAAAGAGCTACACACGTATTTGGTCGGTAGAAAAAGTCATCTATGCAATTAATGATTTTCCCTTACCCTTTCCCGTAACATTCAATCAAATGTCATGGTTTGTCCTTTCACTTCTAGTGGTGATGTTACTTGGGAATCTTCCCCCACTCTCTTTTATTGATGGAGCGTTATTAAAATATATCGGGATTCCAGTTGGTTTGACATGGTTTATGAGTCAGAAAACATTTGATGGCAAGAAACCGTATAGCTTTCTCAAGTCAGTATTGACATATTGGTTCCGGCCTAAAGTGACTTATGCAGGAAAACCCGTCAAACTTCAACGTGTGAAGGTAAATGAATCCATCACTGCTGTGAGGAGTGAAGTCCATGCGTTATCCGATTAA
- a CDS encoding antirestriction protein ArdA: protein MEMQVYIANLGKYNEGELVGAWFTPPIDMEDVKERIGLNDEYEEYAIHDFELPFEVDEYTPISEINRLCAMVQEIEGSPLYDALSEVQGYWFDSLEELLEHQDDIICYSDCENMEDVARYLIEETGVLGEVPANLQNYIDYRAFGLDLEIEGSFLVTSHGVFEYVQ from the coding sequence ATGGAAATGCAGGTCTATATAGCTAACCTCGGAAAATATAATGAGGGTGAATTGGTTGGTGCTTGGTTTACCCCACCCATTGATATGGAAGATGTGAAAGAACGTATTGGTTTAAATGACGAATATGAAGAATATGCAATTCATGATTTCGAGTTGCCCTTTGAGGTGGATGAATATACGCCGATTTCTGAAATCAATCGGTTATGTGCAATGGTTCAAGAAATCGAAGGCTCTCCTTTATATGATGCACTATCAGAAGTGCAAGGCTATTGGTTTGATAGTTTGGAAGAATTACTGGAACATCAGGATGACATCATTTGTTATTCTGATTGTGAAAATATGGAAGATGTTGCGAGATATTTGATAGAAGAAACAGGCGTACTTGGGGAAGTCCCTGCTAACTTACAGAATTATATTGATTATAGAGCTTTTGGACTTGATCTTGAAATTGAAGGCAGCTTTCTTGTGACGTCACATGGTGTATTTGAATATGTTCAATAG
- the mobT gene encoding MobT family relaxase, translating into MNQVPWYQQLKEKRLEYGVSQNKLAVHIGISRQYMSEIETGKVTPSDSLQAALFDILEQFNPDAPLEILFDYVRIRFLTTNPKPVIEDILKLKMEYMLHEDFAFYSYMEQYVFGDIVVMVSPDEDKGCLLELKGKGCRQFENFLLAQQRTWFDFFMEVFRVGGVFKRIDLAINDKTGILDIPFLTNKCRNEECISVFRSFKSYRSGELVQSEDKPDMGNTLYIGSLKSDVYFCAYEKDYEQYVKYGTSLEDTDMKNRFEIRLKNDRAYHAVVDLMMYEDAGRTAFSIINRYIRFVDKNEEKRRSSWKMNKEWQRFLDLGVNRKISLTTKPEPYTFDKTLRWLAHQVAPTWKLATKIDELNQTSVIKDMLEQTELSKRHQKILMQQTIPIEKVIQPSSDNE; encoded by the coding sequence ATGAACCAAGTACCTTGGTATCAACAATTAAAGGAAAAACGACTGGAATACGGTGTGTCTCAAAATAAACTGGCTGTTCATATTGGGATTTCAAGACAATATATGAGTGAAATCGAAACAGGAAAAGTAACTCCTTCCGATTCACTACAAGCTGCCTTGTTCGATATTTTAGAACAATTTAACCCAGATGCTCCATTAGAAATCTTATTTGATTATGTGCGGATTCGATTTTTAACGACAAACCCGAAACCAGTTATTGAAGATATTTTGAAACTTAAAATGGAATACATGTTACATGAGGATTTTGCATTTTACTCTTATATGGAACAATACGTTTTTGGTGATATTGTGGTCATGGTTTCTCCTGATGAAGACAAAGGCTGTTTACTTGAACTTAAAGGAAAAGGATGCAGGCAATTTGAGAATTTCCTACTAGCACAGCAACGAACATGGTTCGATTTTTTTATGGAAGTGTTTCGTGTTGGTGGAGTTTTTAAACGAATTGATCTTGCGATAAACGATAAAACAGGGATATTGGATATTCCATTTCTGACTAACAAATGTCGTAATGAAGAATGTATCTCTGTTTTCCGTAGTTTTAAAAGCTATCGTTCTGGTGAACTTGTGCAGAGTGAAGACAAGCCTGACATGGGAAATACGTTATATATTGGTTCTTTAAAAAGTGACGTGTACTTTTGTGCGTATGAAAAGGATTATGAACAATACGTGAAATATGGAACATCACTCGAAGATACGGACATGAAAAATCGTTTTGAAATCCGTTTGAAAAATGATCGTGCTTACCATGCGGTTGTCGATCTAATGATGTATGAAGACGCTGGACGGACTGCCTTTTCGATCATTAATCGGTATATTCGTTTTGTCGATAAAAACGAGGAAAAACGTCGCAGTAGTTGGAAAATGAATAAGGAATGGCAACGATTTTTGGATTTGGGTGTGAATAGAAAAATTTCATTAACGACAAAGCCCGAACCTTACACTTTTGATAAGACACTCAGATGGCTAGCTCATCAAGTCGCCCCAACTTGGAAACTAGCGACAAAGATAGATGAACTCAATCAAACGAGTGTAATTAAGGATATGTTGGAACAGACAGAGTTATCCAAGCGCCATCAAAAAATACTCATGCAACAAACCATTCCTATAGAGAAAGTGATTCAACCATCATCAGATAACGAATGA
- a CDS encoding FtsK/SpoIIIE domain-containing protein, with protein sequence MKTFKRRGKRIKEKDASLVFQFIFFGLTGVWLVSFIPFHLSFLLSTTWQLDVFQIHFFSTYGWVTLLISLALTAGCAYLYYRYRYDKIKQVIHRQKLAKMILENGWYETKQVTQEGFFKDIPSNKTKEKISHFPKIYYRFEKGLLHIQVEITLGKYQDQLLNLENKLESGLYCELVSKELHDSYVEYILFYDMSVNRIPIEEVIAQNGSLKLMKSLYWEYDKLPHMLIAGGTGGGKTYFILTLIEALLKTDAKLYILDPKNADLADLATVMPDVYYKKEDMMACIDQFYEAMMVRSEEMKQMKGYKTGENYAYLGLSPHFLIFDEYVAFMGMLASKENTAVLTKLKQIVMLGRQAGFFLILACQRPDAKYLGDGIRDQFNFRVALGRMSELGYGMMFGSDVQKQFFLKQIKGRGYVDKGDNVISEFYTPLVPKGHDFLKEIGKLV encoded by the coding sequence ATGAAAACTTTTAAGAGACGAGGGAAACGCATTAAAGAAAAAGATGCTTCCCTCGTCTTTCAATTTATATTCTTTGGATTGACTGGTGTATGGCTCGTTTCCTTTATCCCTTTTCATCTGTCATTTTTACTCTCTACCACGTGGCAATTGGATGTGTTTCAAATACACTTTTTTAGCACATATGGATGGGTGACCTTGTTAATCAGTCTTGCCTTAACCGCTGGATGTGCGTATCTCTATTATCGCTATCGGTATGACAAGATAAAGCAAGTCATTCATCGTCAAAAGCTCGCAAAAATGATTCTGGAAAATGGCTGGTACGAAACGAAACAAGTCACACAAGAGGGTTTCTTTAAGGACATTCCATCCAATAAAACTAAGGAAAAAATCAGCCATTTTCCAAAGATATATTACCGATTTGAAAAAGGATTACTTCATATTCAAGTGGAAATTACACTTGGGAAATATCAAGATCAGTTGTTGAATCTTGAAAACAAACTGGAAAGTGGGCTGTATTGTGAATTAGTTTCAAAAGAGTTACACGATTCCTATGTGGAGTATATCCTTTTTTATGATATGAGTGTGAACCGTATTCCGATTGAGGAAGTCATTGCCCAAAATGGCAGCTTAAAACTGATGAAATCACTCTATTGGGAATATGATAAATTGCCGCATATGTTAATCGCCGGTGGAACAGGCGGTGGGAAAACGTACTTTATTTTAACTTTGATTGAAGCCCTACTCAAAACAGACGCAAAATTGTATATCTTAGATCCGAAAAATGCAGATTTAGCGGATTTAGCCACTGTTATGCCAGATGTCTATTATAAAAAGGAAGACATGATGGCATGTATTGACCAATTTTATGAAGCTATGATGGTTCGTAGTGAAGAAATGAAACAGATGAAGGGTTATAAAACAGGAGAAAACTATGCTTATTTAGGCCTATCTCCTCACTTTTTAATTTTTGACGAGTACGTAGCTTTTATGGGAATGCTTGCTTCTAAGGAAAATACAGCGGTGTTAACTAAGCTAAAACAGATTGTTATGTTAGGACGACAAGCTGGCTTCTTTCTTATCCTCGCCTGTCAGCGACCAGACGCAAAATACCTTGGGGACGGCATTCGAGATCAATTTAATTTTCGGGTTGCTTTAGGTCGTATGAGTGAGCTCGGGTATGGAATGATGTTTGGAAGCGACGTACAAAAACAATTTTTCTTAAAACAGATTAAAGGCCGGGGGTATGTCGATAAAGGGGATAATGTCATTTCTGAATTTTATACACCCCTTGTCCCCAAAGGTCACGATTTTCTAAAAGAAATTGGTAAATTAGTGTAA
- a CDS encoding NAD(P)-dependent oxidoreductase: MCDGAYVTEERIDKAKNLKLAITAGIGSDHVDLDAAIEKNITVAEIPGSNNVSVAEQNVMEALLLLRNYEEGHRQAVEGEWDLPKVGARAHDIVGKKVGIFGLGRIGELTAKRLKPFEVELQYHDPYRKEDLENEIGIDYVDFDTLIQTSDVVIVQSPLTKDTKNKFDKNVISQMKDDAVLVNCARGGIVEKDALAEAVNKGKIRYGGDVWYP; encoded by the coding sequence ATTTGCGACGGGGCTTATGTTACAGAGGAAAGAATTGATAAAGCGAAAAATCTTAAGTTAGCTATTACAGCAGGAATTGGATCGGATCATGTTGATTTAGATGCAGCAATTGAAAAAAATATTACTGTAGCTGAAATACCTGGTAGTAATAATGTAAGTGTAGCAGAGCAAAATGTAATGGAAGCGTTATTACTCTTGAGAAACTATGAAGAAGGTCATCGCCAAGCTGTAGAAGGGGAATGGGATTTGCCAAAAGTTGGTGCTAGAGCTCATGATATTGTCGGGAAAAAAGTAGGTATATTTGGTTTGGGTCGCATAGGCGAGCTTACAGCCAAGCGATTGAAACCGTTTGAAGTAGAATTACAATATCATGATCCATATAGAAAAGAAGATTTGGAAAATGAAATTGGAATTGATTATGTAGATTTCGATACGTTGATTCAAACTTCAGATGTCGTTATTGTTCAGTCTCCACTAACGAAAGATACGAAGAATAAGTTTGATAAAAATGTTATCAGCCAAATGAAAGATGATGCGGTTTTAGTTAATTGCGCAAGAGGTGGCATAGTTGAAAAAGATGCCCTAGCAGAAGCAGTAAATAAAGGTAAAATCCGTTATGGTGGTGATGTGTGGTATCCATAG
- a CDS encoding sodium/glutamate symporter, giving the protein MENFTIWSLMIDISIISGLLLVGTILRAKVRWIQSLFLPASMIAGFLGLAFGPSGLGILPFSEQFSVYPSLLIAVIFAAIPIGAAKVRLSEVFHRVRNMFSYSMILTLSMWGIGVLFAMLILNPIFNDLPNGFGLILGAGFLGGHGTAAALGEGLIHAGWEEAMDLGMTSATVGLLVAVLGGLFLIKHSTESGKTQFITSFKDLPSELKSGLMPKSKRFNMGQETVSSSSIDPLVLHLAIIAFIIGISYWLTNTLSDLIPAISIPLFSVAFILGLLFQAISRRIKSDKYVDGRVMERIGGTATDFLVAFGIASINITVVMDYALPLILLFAFGTLWAYLLFRFVGPNIFKEFWLEKSIFGWGWSTGTVAMGLALLRIVDPELKSRTPEDYALAYVGVAPIDIIIVTFAPILFALGFTWAIPVVLLLGAAAIIVIYKVIGLWGQGKHENTSN; this is encoded by the coding sequence ATGGAGAATTTTACAATTTGGTCGTTAATGATAGATATAAGTATTATTTCTGGATTACTATTAGTTGGGACCATTTTACGTGCAAAAGTGAGGTGGATTCAATCCTTATTCTTACCAGCTAGTATGATTGCAGGATTTCTAGGGCTTGCTTTCGGTCCTAGTGGATTAGGAATTCTACCTTTTTCCGAACAATTCAGCGTTTATCCGAGCTTGTTAATTGCTGTTATTTTTGCAGCAATACCTATCGGGGCTGCAAAGGTACGTTTATCTGAAGTTTTTCATCGTGTACGCAATATGTTTTCATACTCGATGATTCTTACATTATCTATGTGGGGCATTGGTGTTTTATTCGCTATGCTTATTCTTAACCCCATCTTTAATGATTTGCCAAATGGATTTGGATTAATTTTAGGAGCAGGTTTCTTAGGTGGACATGGTACAGCCGCCGCCCTTGGAGAAGGCTTAATCCATGCTGGATGGGAAGAAGCGATGGATCTTGGAATGACATCAGCAACAGTCGGATTACTAGTTGCTGTTTTAGGTGGATTATTTCTTATTAAGCATAGTACAGAGAGTGGAAAGACACAGTTTATTACTAGCTTTAAAGACCTTCCATCTGAATTAAAATCGGGTTTAATGCCAAAATCAAAGAGATTCAATATGGGACAAGAAACGGTGTCCTCGAGTTCCATTGACCCACTGGTATTACATCTGGCTATTATTGCTTTTATCATTGGTATATCTTATTGGCTGACAAATACACTTTCTGATTTAATTCCAGCAATATCCATTCCATTATTTAGTGTTGCATTTATACTCGGTTTATTATTTCAAGCTATCAGTCGACGAATAAAATCAGATAAATATGTTGACGGTCGTGTGATGGAGCGTATAGGAGGTACTGCAACCGACTTTCTTGTTGCTTTTGGTATTGCTTCTATAAATATAACAGTGGTTATGGATTACGCTCTACCACTAATTCTCCTTTTTGCTTTTGGAACATTGTGGGCTTATCTGTTATTCCGCTTTGTCGGTCCAAACATATTCAAAGAATTCTGGTTAGAGAAATCAATTTTTGGTTGGGGTTGGAGTACAGGAACCGTCGCTATGGGACTTGCACTATTACGAATAGTTGACCCCGAACTTAAAAGTCGCACACCTGAAGACTATGCCCTTGCTTATGTAGGTGTGGCCCCGATTGATATTATTATTGTTACCTTTGCTCCAATTCTATTCGCGCTTGGATTCACATGGGCTATACCAGTAGTTCTTCTACTTGGTGCAGCAGCTATTATCGTCATCTACAAAGTCATAGGATTATGGGGACAAGGTAAACATGAGAACACATCAAACTAA
- a CDS encoding TetR/AcrR family transcriptional regulator, whose product MNGFEKRTEEKKKKILEAAFTLMNSDAEKSNVTMEEIAKSSNVGKTTVFKYFGSKENLIHEVFKHFLKQMATSAKQIMDQNKTFEETLISMSQNKINFFNKINQDFYLSMMEYLTRKDDDGLSIMMQQYTQESFGMLLDLFHRGRKEGKIDLKYSDEFLLIYFQALVEGISSPQVYEKIMPYTEEWTEMLIKGIAPNKKE is encoded by the coding sequence GTGAATGGCTTTGAAAAAAGAACCGAAGAGAAGAAAAAAAAGATATTAGAAGCTGCTTTTACATTGATGAATAGTGATGCAGAAAAATCAAATGTAACGATGGAGGAAATTGCAAAATCCTCTAATGTTGGAAAAACAACTGTTTTCAAATATTTTGGCAGTAAAGAAAATCTTATCCATGAAGTTTTCAAGCACTTTTTAAAACAAATGGCGACATCCGCAAAGCAAATCATGGATCAGAATAAAACTTTTGAAGAGACACTAATTTCAATGAGCCAAAATAAAATTAATTTTTTTAATAAGATCAATCAGGATTTTTATTTATCTATGATGGAATATCTTACAAGAAAAGATGATGATGGATTGTCAATAATGATGCAACAATATACCCAAGAAAGTTTTGGTATGTTATTAGATCTATTCCACCGTGGACGTAAGGAAGGAAAAATTGACTTAAAATATTCCGATGAATTTCTATTGATTTATTTCCAGGCACTTGTAGAAGGAATTTCCAGTCCTCAAGTATATGAAAAAATCATGCCCTATACAGAAGAATGGACAGAAATGTTGATTAAAGGGATTGCACCAAACAAGAAAGAATAG